In the genome of Flavobacterium panacagri, one region contains:
- a CDS encoding glycosyltransferase family 4 protein, with the protein MKILLVTQYFFPENFKSNDIAFELVKRGHDVTVLTGLPNYPEGKIYTGYGFFKKRSETINGVKVVRALLIPRGKGGGVRLFLNYFSWAFFASIRALFLTFRDKFDVVFVHEPSPITQGFPAIVIKKIQKIPLYFWVLDLWPESLTSAGGVKNKTILSFFTGMVKYIYNNSDKILISSKGFKESILTKGNYEEKLIYFPNWAEDSILKGDSNYPIPELPKGFKILFAGNIGVAQDVNSIVKAALILKEKLDIHFVFVGDGRSKQELEDFVIVNDLSKTVHFLGRFPIEAMKTFFTKSDVLLVSLKDELIFNLTVPAKLQAYLCTEKPILGILNGEGAELIDEANCGFSTNAGNYEGLAKEIVKMYELSEEQRSILGQNGFKYFEENFTMTKCINNLELILKS; encoded by the coding sequence ATGAAAATACTATTAGTTACTCAATATTTTTTTCCGGAAAATTTTAAAAGTAATGATATTGCTTTTGAATTAGTTAAAAGAGGCCATGATGTTACTGTTTTAACTGGCTTACCAAATTATCCTGAAGGAAAAATTTATACTGGTTATGGCTTTTTTAAAAAGAGAAGCGAGACTATTAATGGAGTAAAAGTTGTTAGAGCTTTATTAATTCCTAGAGGAAAGGGTGGAGGAGTGAGACTTTTTTTGAATTATTTCAGCTGGGCATTTTTTGCTTCAATTAGAGCTTTATTTCTAACTTTTCGAGATAAATTTGATGTAGTTTTTGTGCACGAGCCTTCTCCAATAACTCAAGGTTTTCCAGCTATCGTTATAAAAAAGATTCAAAAAATCCCATTGTATTTTTGGGTTTTGGATTTGTGGCCAGAAAGCCTTACTTCAGCAGGAGGAGTCAAAAATAAAACGATATTATCCTTTTTTACAGGAATGGTAAAGTACATCTACAATAATTCAGATAAGATTTTAATTAGCTCTAAAGGGTTTAAAGAATCGATTTTGACAAAGGGAAATTATGAAGAAAAACTTATTTATTTTCCAAACTGGGCTGAAGATTCTATTTTAAAAGGAGATTCTAATTATCCAATTCCTGAACTGCCTAAAGGCTTTAAGATTCTTTTTGCTGGAAATATTGGAGTAGCGCAAGATGTAAATTCTATTGTAAAAGCGGCTTTAATTCTTAAAGAAAAATTAGATATTCATTTTGTCTTTGTTGGTGATGGAAGAAGTAAACAGGAACTTGAAGATTTTGTTATTGTAAATGATTTAAGTAAAACAGTACATTTTCTAGGAAGATTTCCCATAGAAGCAATGAAGACTTTTTTTACCAAATCAGACGTATTATTAGTTTCTCTTAAGGATGAATTAATATTTAATCTAACAGTGCCGGCAAAACTACAGGCTTATTTATGTACCGAGAAACCAATTTTAGGTATTCTAAATGGCGAAGGGGCTGAATTAATTGACGAAGCTAATTGTGGATTTTCAACAAATGCTGGAAATTATGAAGGATTGGCAAAAGAAATTGTAAAGATGTATGAGTTGAGTGAAGAACAACGAAGTATACTTGGTCAAAATGGATTTAAATATTTTGAAGAGAACTTTACAATGACAAAATGTATCAATAATTTAGAACTTATATTAAAGAGCTAA
- the wecB gene encoding non-hydrolyzing UDP-N-acetylglucosamine 2-epimerase: MKSQLKVMTVVGTRPEIIRLSRVMAALDNSDAIEHVIVHTGQNYDYELNQIFFDDLGIRKPDFFLNAAGATATETVGQILIKIDPLLGSEKPDAFLVLGDTNSCLCAIPAKKRHIPIFHMEAGNRCFDQRVPEETNRKIVDHTSDINLTYSDIAREYLLREGLPADRIIKTGSPMFEVLNHYLPSIKSSDVLDRLELEEGKFFVVSSHREENINSETNFSGLMESLNLIAEKYNYPIIVSTHPRTRNMIEKKNIQMHKNVQFLKPLGFNDYNALQMRSFAVLSDSGTISEESSVLNFRALNIRDAHERPEAMEETSVMMVGLSPERILQGLVQLQYQKIGEERNFRPVADYSMPNVSEKMVRIILSYTDYVKRVVWREL, encoded by the coding sequence ATGAAATCACAATTAAAAGTAATGACTGTTGTTGGTACAAGACCTGAAATTATACGTCTTTCCAGGGTAATGGCAGCTTTAGATAATTCCGATGCAATAGAACATGTTATTGTGCACACAGGACAAAATTACGATTATGAATTAAATCAAATATTTTTTGATGATTTAGGAATTCGTAAACCAGATTTTTTCCTAAATGCTGCAGGTGCTACAGCAACAGAGACAGTAGGGCAGATATTGATTAAAATAGACCCTTTATTAGGATCAGAAAAGCCTGATGCTTTCTTAGTTTTAGGAGATACTAATAGTTGTTTGTGTGCTATACCAGCAAAAAAACGACATATTCCTATTTTTCATATGGAAGCAGGAAATCGTTGTTTTGATCAACGCGTTCCAGAAGAGACAAACAGAAAAATTGTTGACCACACTTCTGATATTAATTTGACCTACAGTGATATTGCAAGAGAATATCTATTAAGAGAAGGTCTGCCTGCTGATAGAATTATAAAAACTGGCTCTCCTATGTTCGAGGTTTTAAATCACTATTTGCCATCTATAAAATCTTCTGATGTTTTAGATCGATTAGAACTGGAAGAAGGTAAGTTTTTTGTGGTATCATCACATCGAGAAGAAAATATCAATAGCGAAACAAATTTCAGTGGATTAATGGAGAGTTTGAATCTTATAGCTGAAAAATATAATTATCCTATTATTGTGAGTACACACCCTCGAACAAGAAATATGATCGAAAAGAAAAACATTCAGATGCATAAAAATGTACAATTCTTAAAACCTCTAGGATTTAATGATTACAATGCTTTGCAAATGAGATCTTTTGCTGTTTTATCTGATTCGGGAACAATTTCGGAAGAATCTTCGGTACTAAACTTTAGAGCTCTTAATATTAGGGATGCTCACGAAAGACCTGAAGCAATGGAAGAAACTTCAGTTATGATGGTAGGCTTAAGTCCAGAAAGAATTTTGCAAGGCTTAGTGCAACTTCAATATCAAAAAATAGGAGAAGAAAGAAACTTTAGGCCAGTAGCTGATTATTCAATGCCAAATGTTTCAGAAAAAATGGTTCGTATTATTTTGAGTTACACAGATTATGTAAAACGTGTGGTTTGGAGAGAATTATAG
- a CDS encoding polysaccharide biosynthesis C-terminal domain-containing protein: MLKIGITGQAGFVGTHLYNTIGLFPNEFVRVDFKKEYFEDETKLDDFVSQCDVIVHLAAMNRHNDPQVIYDTNLGLVKRLVNSLNKTSSKAHVLFSSSTQEERDNLYGKSKKEGRELMINWAGNSEGKFTGMIIPNVFGPFGHPNYNSVVATFCHKLSHDEKPVIDVDGDLKLIYVGELVNAIISEIRSKKGKSEILIPYTSESKVSQLLALLEKFKLEYQDKGIIPSIETTFELNLFNTFRCYMDIKKHYPVKFVEHTDPRGSFVEIIRLGVGGQVSFSTTVPGITRGNHYHTRKIERFAVIKGKALIQLRRIGTDEVLDFYLDGNEPAYVDMPIWYTHNIKNVGEEVLYTNFWINEFYDPNDPDTYFENV, encoded by the coding sequence ATGTTAAAAATAGGTATTACAGGCCAAGCAGGCTTTGTTGGGACACATTTATATAATACAATTGGGCTCTTTCCCAATGAGTTTGTAAGAGTTGATTTCAAAAAAGAATATTTTGAAGATGAAACCAAATTAGATGATTTCGTTTCACAATGTGACGTGATTGTACATTTGGCAGCTATGAATCGTCATAATGACCCACAAGTAATTTACGATACTAATTTAGGCCTGGTTAAAAGATTAGTCAATTCCTTAAATAAGACTAGCAGTAAAGCACATGTTTTATTTTCCTCATCAACGCAGGAAGAGAGAGACAATCTATACGGAAAGTCCAAGAAAGAAGGAAGAGAATTAATGATTAATTGGGCTGGCAATTCTGAAGGTAAATTTACAGGGATGATTATTCCTAATGTTTTCGGGCCTTTTGGTCATCCAAATTACAATTCGGTCGTAGCCACTTTTTGTCATAAGTTATCGCATGATGAAAAACCTGTTATTGACGTTGATGGTGATTTGAAATTGATATATGTTGGAGAATTAGTAAATGCCATTATTTCTGAAATTAGAAGTAAAAAAGGAAAATCTGAAATTCTGATACCATATACTTCAGAATCTAAGGTTTCTCAACTTTTAGCTTTGCTAGAAAAATTTAAATTGGAATATCAGGACAAAGGCATCATCCCAAGTATTGAAACTACATTTGAACTGAATTTATTCAATACATTTCGGTGCTATATGGATATAAAAAAACATTATCCAGTAAAATTCGTCGAACATACAGATCCAAGGGGATCATTTGTAGAAATTATTCGATTAGGAGTTGGTGGGCAAGTTTCATTTTCAACAACTGTTCCTGGAATCACACGTGGGAATCATTATCATACAAGAAAGATTGAACGTTTTGCTGTAATTAAAGGAAAAGCCTTAATTCAGTTGAGGCGTATTGGTACAGATGAAGTTTTAGATTTTTATCTTGATGGAAATGAACCAGCTTATGTGGATATGCCAATATGGTACACACACAATATTAAAAATGTTGGAGAGGAAGTTCTATACACTAATTTTTGGATAAATGAATTTTATGACCCAAATGATCCAGACACCTATTTTGAAAACGTTTAA
- a CDS encoding WxcM-like domain-containing protein codes for MEPKLINGNSHSDQRGTLLYNNEFDASMVKRIYIIENESPEFIRGWQGHQIEQRWFSVVSGKFKIQLIKIDNWETPSLDLENFTYLIDSEKLNVLHVPKGYVSSIQSLEFNSKLLVMADYLLGEIQDEYRYDIDYFKI; via the coding sequence ATGGAACCAAAATTAATTAACGGAAATAGTCATTCTGATCAAAGAGGAACATTATTATATAATAATGAATTTGATGCCTCTATGGTCAAAAGGATTTATATTATAGAAAATGAAAGCCCAGAGTTTATTAGAGGTTGGCAAGGCCATCAGATAGAGCAAAGATGGTTTTCTGTTGTTAGTGGGAAATTTAAAATTCAGCTAATTAAAATTGACAACTGGGAAACTCCATCTCTAGATTTAGAAAATTTTACATATTTAATTGATTCTGAAAAATTAAATGTACTTCATGTTCCTAAAGGATATGTAAGCAGTATTCAATCTTTAGAATTTAATTCTAAATTACTTGTAATGGCAGATTACTTATTGGGTGAAATTCAAGATGAATATCGATATGATATTGATTATTTTAAAATATAA
- a CDS encoding polysaccharide biosynthesis protein, with translation MKIQNRTLLITGGTGSFGHAVLNRFLHTDHFKEIRIFSRDEKKQDDMRNQLKNDKLKFYIGDVRDYNSVERAMRGVDYVFHAAALKQVPSCEFFPLEATKTNVLGTQNVIDAAGTNKVKKVICLSTDKAAYPINAMGISKALMEKVAVAASRNLTDTTVCLTRYGNVMASRGSVIPLFLKQIKENNPITITDPNMTRFLMSLDEAVELVLFAFENGNPGDLFVNKAPAGTIGDLAQALKELCNADNEVKIIGTRHGEKLYETLCTREEMVKAEDMGDFYRIPADNRDLNYAQYFSEGEEDVSLIEDYHSHNTEQQGVDGMKKLLSTLPLIRKEVFGEDVAQMPG, from the coding sequence ATGAAAATACAAAATAGAACACTTCTGATTACAGGTGGTACCGGTTCTTTTGGACATGCGGTTTTAAATCGTTTTTTACATACTGATCATTTCAAAGAAATTAGAATTTTTTCTCGTGATGAGAAAAAGCAAGACGATATGCGTAATCAACTAAAAAATGATAAATTGAAGTTTTACATAGGAGATGTAAGAGATTATAATAGCGTTGAGCGTGCAATGAGAGGTGTTGATTATGTGTTTCATGCTGCTGCTTTAAAACAAGTACCTTCATGTGAGTTTTTTCCATTAGAAGCAACTAAAACTAATGTTTTAGGCACACAAAATGTTATTGATGCAGCTGGAACCAATAAAGTTAAAAAAGTAATTTGTCTAAGTACAGATAAAGCAGCCTATCCAATTAACGCTATGGGAATTTCAAAAGCATTAATGGAAAAAGTAGCAGTTGCCGCGTCTAGAAACTTAACTGACACTACAGTTTGTTTAACAAGATATGGAAATGTTATGGCCTCACGAGGATCAGTAATTCCTCTATTTTTAAAACAAATAAAAGAGAATAATCCAATAACTATTACAGATCCTAATATGACACGTTTTTTAATGTCGTTAGATGAAGCTGTAGAATTAGTTTTATTTGCTTTTGAAAATGGTAATCCAGGAGATTTATTCGTAAATAAAGCACCAGCAGGAACCATTGGAGATCTAGCTCAAGCATTAAAGGAGCTCTGTAATGCGGATAATGAGGTAAAAATTATTGGAACACGTCACGGCGAAAAATTGTATGAAACTTTATGTACTCGTGAAGAGATGGTAAAAGCCGAAGATATGGGAGATTTTTATCGTATTCCAGCGGATAATCGTGATCTAAATTATGCACAATATTTTTCTGAAGGGGAAGAAGATGTTTCTTTAATTGAAGATTACCATTCGCATAATACTGAACAACAAGGAGTTGATGGGATGAAGAAACTGCTGTCAACTTTACCATTAATCAGAAAAGAAGTTTTCGGAGAAGATGTTGCTCAAATGCCAGGATAA
- a CDS encoding AglZ/HisF2 family acetamidino modification protein — translation MLRPRIIPSLLVHENGLVKTVNFKNPKYVGDPINAVKIFNEKAVDELAVFDIDATVLGKEPNYSLIERLASQSMMPLCYGGGVKTVEQAQKIFSLGIEKIALSSAVLQNPNLITEISDRVGAQSVIVVLDVKKKLLGGYEVYTHNGKKATGINPFKFAEEAQKLGAGEIVINSIDKDGVMKGYDMELISKIREKITVPMTVLGGAGSLEDIEKVIDKHGVIGVAAGSLFVFKGPYKAVLINYPTQIEKNKIFKINK, via the coding sequence ATGCTGAGACCAAGAATAATTCCTAGTTTATTAGTTCATGAAAATGGATTAGTAAAAACAGTAAACTTTAAGAATCCAAAATATGTTGGTGATCCTATTAATGCAGTTAAAATCTTTAATGAAAAAGCAGTTGATGAATTAGCTGTATTTGATATTGATGCAACAGTACTTGGAAAAGAACCTAATTACAGCCTCATAGAAAGATTAGCAAGTCAGTCTATGATGCCCTTGTGTTATGGAGGAGGTGTAAAAACTGTCGAGCAAGCTCAAAAAATTTTTAGTCTGGGTATCGAAAAAATCGCATTAAGTTCAGCTGTTTTGCAAAATCCAAATTTAATTACTGAAATTTCAGATCGTGTAGGAGCCCAAAGTGTCATTGTAGTTTTAGATGTTAAGAAAAAATTACTTGGAGGTTATGAAGTGTACACCCATAACGGAAAAAAAGCAACAGGAATTAATCCGTTTAAATTTGCCGAAGAAGCCCAAAAGTTAGGAGCGGGAGAAATTGTTATCAATTCGATTGATAAAGATGGTGTCATGAAAGGATATGATATGGAGCTAATTTCAAAAATCAGAGAGAAAATTACTGTGCCAATGACAGTTTTAGGAGGAGCTGGTTCATTGGAAGATATTGAAAAAGTTATTGATAAACATGGTGTGATTGGTGTCGCAGCTGGAAGTTTATTTGTATTTAAAGGTCCATACAAAGCTGTTTTAATTAATTACCCTACTCAAATAGAAAAAAATAAGATTTTCAAAATAAATAAGTAA
- the hisH gene encoding imidazole glycerol phosphate synthase subunit HisH, which translates to MITIIDYGVGNINAFVNVYKRVNVPTKIAKSAADLEDAKKIILPGVGHFDHAMSELIKSGMREKLDELVLIKKVPVIGICVGMQMMANSSEEGNSEGLKWIDASVKKFDETKIKQVTRLPHMGWNDVNPAIFNTLFTGLEKDALFYFLHSYYFECNNPADILATSDYGGQFACAANHENIYGIQFHPEKSHHYGETLLHNFAKL; encoded by the coding sequence ATGATAACAATTATTGATTATGGTGTGGGTAACATTAATGCTTTTGTAAATGTTTATAAAAGAGTTAATGTGCCAACCAAAATTGCTAAATCTGCAGCTGATTTAGAAGATGCAAAAAAAATAATTCTTCCAGGTGTTGGACATTTTGATCATGCTATGTCGGAGCTTATAAAATCGGGCATGCGTGAAAAACTAGATGAATTGGTATTGATTAAAAAAGTACCTGTTATAGGTATTTGTGTTGGAATGCAAATGATGGCTAATTCAAGCGAGGAAGGAAACTCAGAAGGATTAAAGTGGATTGATGCATCTGTGAAAAAATTTGATGAAACAAAGATCAAGCAAGTAACCAGATTGCCGCATATGGGATGGAATGACGTAAATCCTGCAATATTCAACACTTTATTTACTGGTTTAGAGAAAGATGCCTTATTTTATTTTTTACATTCCTATTATTTTGAGTGTAATAATCCAGCTGATATTTTAGCGACATCAGATTATGGTGGCCAGTTTGCATGTGCTGCCAATCACGAAAATATTTATGGAATTCAATTTCATCCAGAGAAAAGTCATCATTATGGTGAAACCTTATTACATAATTTTGCAAAACTCTAA
- a CDS encoding N-acetyl sugar amidotransferase, producing the protein MNYKICSQTIMDTTDPHIVFNEKGESDYYTNYIETILPNWHTDEKGYAELMQIADKIKKEGKGKDFDCIIGLSGGLDSSYVAYVAKEVMGLRPLLFHVDAGWNTDKAVGNIEKLCNGLGLDLYTEVINWEEMKDLQVAFLKSQIADQDLPQDYAFFSGLYKFAKKNKIKYVLTGGNFSTECCREPEEWGGFPGIDTMLVKDIHSKFGKRPLRTFPLVDILSYKLYYRYILGMKVFKPLNLVPYIKADAEKLLIEKFGWEPFQHKHHESRFTRFYEDYWLPRKFGYQKRRAHFSSLILTGQMTREEAIDRVSRPELSEDFLEKEFEYVADKLDLSVQQLKEIFEGENKTFHDYKNKIKIIGFGAKMMQKLGLEKRLFR; encoded by the coding sequence ATGAATTATAAAATTTGTTCTCAAACAATAATGGATACCACTGATCCTCATATTGTTTTTAATGAAAAAGGAGAAAGTGACTATTATACAAATTATATAGAAACTATTTTGCCTAATTGGCATACAGACGAAAAAGGATATGCTGAATTAATGCAAATTGCAGATAAAATTAAAAAAGAAGGAAAAGGAAAAGATTTTGATTGCATAATTGGATTAAGCGGAGGGCTTGACAGCTCTTATGTGGCTTATGTAGCAAAAGAAGTTATGGGATTGCGACCATTACTTTTTCATGTCGATGCTGGGTGGAATACTGATAAGGCGGTTGGTAACATTGAAAAATTATGTAATGGTCTTGGATTAGATTTATATACAGAAGTGATTAATTGGGAAGAAATGAAAGATCTTCAAGTAGCATTTCTTAAGTCCCAAATAGCTGATCAGGATTTACCACAAGACTATGCTTTTTTTTCAGGATTATATAAATTTGCTAAAAAGAATAAAATTAAATATGTTTTGACTGGAGGGAATTTCTCAACAGAATGTTGTAGAGAACCTGAAGAATGGGGTGGGTTTCCAGGAATTGACACTATGCTGGTTAAAGATATTCATTCAAAATTTGGAAAACGACCACTTAGAACTTTTCCTTTAGTTGATATTTTAAGCTATAAACTATATTATCGTTATATTCTCGGTATGAAGGTTTTTAAACCTTTGAATTTGGTTCCATATATTAAAGCCGATGCAGAAAAGCTATTGATTGAAAAATTTGGTTGGGAACCCTTTCAACATAAACATCATGAATCAAGATTTACTCGTTTCTATGAAGATTATTGGTTGCCACGTAAATTTGGTTATCAAAAAAGGCGAGCTCATTTTTCAAGTTTAATTCTTACTGGACAAATGACAAGAGAAGAAGCTATAGATAGAGTTTCTAGGCCTGAATTAAGTGAAGATTTTTTAGAAAAGGAATTTGAATATGTTGCAGATAAATTGGATTTGAGTGTTCAACAATTAAAAGAAATTTTTGAAGGAGAAAATAAGACTTTTCATGATTATAAGAATAAAATTAAAATAATAGGTTTTGGTGCGAAAATGATGCAAAAATTAGGACTTGAAAAAAGATTATTTAGATGA
- a CDS encoding O-antigen polymerase, with amino-acid sequence MVVFFILLILFLLLFVRKDNATYTILVLLTFFTFFMQFLVGRTFEYKSYKTIFNTCFICLNIGLIIKPWSYANILIVENINVNFFAYFKKILYRFLFLNLFLNLLILILVLIYLPDIAAFKAESAYLNLYDQIPYFANVFRYAYTTQNAGYLAIPIFYYHLGNLEKKEAFYAFLFSSSSLLSGFAFYSRAQIFTYTLIFIIYFFLIKKTLPNFIQFKVLKFIRYSSVCIVVLFLSITYIRFSAMDYYGDRIPENSIVKDPIVYSLFDYASQSYSNGLYQLERFTPDKSLGGEQFFRDIYQILNFFKLVNWDVKESQELIDKAYDYDGGAFNGYTAPLVFNFGYILTFLISFSYFLATKIKLKNRAVIPLKSMFFLILLLFIPTVSIFYTGYAILLFPLILLGLCRFTFSIKSLFR; translated from the coding sequence ATGGTTGTTTTCTTTATTCTTCTTATTTTATTTTTACTGCTTTTCGTAAGAAAAGACAATGCAACATATACAATTTTAGTTTTGCTTACTTTTTTTACTTTTTTTATGCAATTTTTAGTAGGCAGGACTTTTGAGTATAAATCATATAAAACTATTTTTAATACATGTTTTATTTGTCTAAATATTGGTTTAATAATAAAACCCTGGAGTTATGCAAACATTTTAATAGTTGAAAATATAAATGTTAATTTTTTTGCTTATTTTAAAAAAATTCTTTATAGGTTTTTGTTTCTTAATTTATTTCTTAATCTATTGATTTTAATCTTAGTTTTGATTTATTTGCCTGATATCGCTGCATTTAAGGCGGAGTCTGCTTATTTAAATTTGTATGATCAAATACCTTATTTTGCAAATGTTTTTAGATATGCATATACAACACAGAATGCAGGTTATCTAGCTATTCCAATATTTTATTATCATCTAGGGAATTTAGAGAAAAAAGAAGCTTTTTATGCATTTTTATTTTCAAGTTCGTCACTTTTGTCTGGTTTTGCATTTTATTCAAGAGCACAAATATTTACTTATACACTTATATTCATCATTTATTTTTTTTTAATAAAAAAAACACTTCCAAATTTTATTCAGTTTAAAGTTTTAAAATTTATAAGGTATTCATCTGTTTGCATAGTTGTTCTATTTTTATCTATAACATATATTAGATTTTCAGCCATGGATTATTATGGGGATCGTATTCCTGAAAATTCTATTGTGAAAGATCCTATTGTTTATAGTTTGTTTGATTATGCTTCCCAAAGTTATTCAAATGGATTGTATCAATTGGAAAGATTTACACCTGATAAAAGTTTAGGAGGGGAACAGTTTTTTAGGGATATTTATCAAATTTTAAATTTTTTTAAGTTAGTTAATTGGGATGTTAAAGAATCACAAGAACTAATAGATAAAGCCTATGATTATGATGGTGGTGCTTTTAATGGATATACAGCTCCACTTGTTTTTAATTTTGGATATATTTTGACATTTTTAATTAGTTTTTCTTATTTTCTTGCAACAAAAATAAAACTAAAGAATAGAGCAGTAATACCATTAAAATCAATGTTTTTTTTAATTCTGTTGTTATTTATTCCAACTGTTTCAATTTTTTATACTGGTTATGCAATTCTACTTTTTCCTCTAATATTATTAGGATTGTGTAGATTTACATTTTCAATTAAAAGTTTATTTAGATAA
- a CDS encoding lipopolysaccharide biosynthesis protein yields MSNNFVGFLKHGGNYLISSLATGALAFISIPIYTRLLNTEDYGIVSIFIGLVSIMASLMALSADRSVSRYYFDQKNELDFKRFVGTSATLSLVFFFINAFILFLFAEEFGNLVGLRKEVVYLIIPISGINIIGLTFEQIYGPLKKSREVAISSVVKVFLGFVFSIALIYLFKKDKFYGQILGQILAGLFIVFFWIRLIKPFFKWSFDVSYIKYIFTYSVPLIPYALSGVIIEQFGKIAIGSSQNISHAGFYSLALTIGSIVNIIIGVTHQAWNPYYFEYMNSKNYNQLDKDFIKIFKLTILVAFGVACFGKEIGLLLAKKEFSESLYLVPIFTVGYIFSQLSFAYIRNFGYTKKTQYMSITILVSGISNVLLNVLLIKSFGEIGAAISFVLSYIIMTILAWFINAYFVKLHSTSWKSLLMPLLAVLPFYIFLYFIFHFDAFLLGLIIKGLLVVFLSIILFWTERNSILLLLSKIKANINQKK; encoded by the coding sequence ATGTCAAATAATTTTGTAGGATTTTTAAAGCATGGTGGGAATTATCTGATTTCTAGTTTGGCTACAGGTGCTTTAGCTTTTATTTCAATTCCTATTTATACTAGGTTGCTTAATACTGAAGACTATGGTATTGTTAGTATTTTCATAGGGTTGGTTAGTATTATGGCAAGTTTAATGGCTCTTAGTGCAGATCGATCGGTTAGTAGATATTATTTTGATCAAAAAAACGAACTTGATTTTAAAAGATTCGTAGGTACTTCGGCTACATTATCGTTAGTTTTTTTTTTCATAAATGCTTTTATATTATTTTTATTTGCTGAAGAATTCGGAAATCTGGTAGGGCTTCGTAAAGAAGTTGTTTATTTAATTATACCAATTTCAGGTATAAATATCATTGGATTAACTTTTGAACAAATATATGGCCCTTTAAAAAAAAGTAGAGAAGTAGCTATATCTTCTGTTGTGAAGGTATTTTTGGGATTTGTATTTTCAATTGCATTAATTTATTTATTTAAAAAAGATAAATTCTATGGTCAAATTTTAGGTCAAATTCTTGCTGGACTATTTATTGTGTTTTTTTGGATTCGTCTTATAAAACCTTTTTTTAAGTGGTCTTTTGATGTTTCTTACATAAAATATATTTTTACCTACTCTGTACCTTTAATTCCTTATGCACTTAGTGGTGTAATAATTGAACAATTTGGGAAAATTGCAATAGGCAGTTCTCAAAATATAAGTCATGCTGGTTTTTACAGTTTAGCATTAACAATTGGTAGTATTGTGAATATAATCATTGGCGTGACGCATCAGGCTTGGAATCCATATTATTTTGAGTACATGAATTCTAAAAACTATAACCAGTTAGATAAAGATTTTATAAAAATTTTTAAATTGACAATATTAGTTGCTTTTGGTGTTGCATGTTTTGGCAAAGAAATTGGATTATTACTGGCAAAAAAAGAATTTTCAGAGTCATTATATTTGGTTCCAATATTTACAGTTGGGTATATTTTCTCGCAATTATCATTTGCGTATATAAGAAATTTTGGATATACAAAAAAAACTCAATACATGAGTATAACAATTCTTGTTAGTGGTATTAGTAATGTATTGCTGAATGTTTTATTGATAAAATCATTTGGAGAAATTGGTGCTGCAATCTCTTTTGTATTGTCATATATTATTATGACTATTTTAGCATGGTTTATTAATGCCTATTTTGTGAAACTTCATTCAACATCATGGAAATCCTTGTTAATGCCTTTATTAGCAGTTCTTCCTTTTTATATATTCTTATATTTTATATTTCATTTCGATGCTTTTTTATTGGGACTAATTATTAAAGGACTATTAGTTGTTTTTCTTTCAATTATTCTTTTTTGGACTGAAAGAAACTCTATTCTATTACTATTATCCAAAATTAAAGCCAATATAAATCAAAAAAAATGA